The Bos indicus x Bos taurus breed Angus x Brahman F1 hybrid chromosome 15, Bos_hybrid_MaternalHap_v2.0, whole genome shotgun sequence genome includes a window with the following:
- the LOC113906013 gene encoding olfactory receptor 9G4-like: MDVGNHTILTEFILLGLSTDLQWQLILFGVFLTVYLVTLSGNMTLVILIRIDSHLHTPMYFFIGNLSFLDFWYTSVYTPRILATCISEDKRFSLAECGAQLFFSCVVAYTECFLLAAMAYDRHMAICNPLLYSSSMSHSLCTRLVAGSYIGGFLNAIAHTANTFRLSFCGKNIIDHFFCDAPPLVKMSCTDTKIYEEVILGLVGFTVLSSILVIIISYFRILLAILRIRTASGRRKAFSTCASHLVSVTLFYGSLLFMYSRPSSTYSLKRDKVAALFYTVVNPLLNPLIYSLRNKDVKEAFWKAAKTIRPQR, from the coding sequence ATGGATGTTGGAAATCACACCATCCTGACTGAATTCATCTTACTGGGTCTCTCAACAGACCTCCAGTGGCAACTAATACTATTTGGAGTATTTCTGACTGTCTATTTGGTAACCTTGTCAGGGAACATGACCTTGGTTATCTTAATTCGTATTGATTCCCACCTGCACACacctatgtattttttcattggCAATCTGTCTTTCTTGGATTTCTGGTACACCTCGGTGTACACTCCCAGAATCCTGGCTACTTGTATTTCAGAAGACAAGCGCTTTTCCTTGGCTGAATGTGGAGCCCAGCTATTCTTTTCTTGTGTCGTGGCCTACACTGAGTGTTTTCTCCTAGCAGCCATGGCATATGACCGCCACATGGCGATCTGTAACCCGCTACTTTATTCAAGTTCTATGTCTCATTCTCTCTGTACCAGACTTGTTGCTGGCTCCTATATAGGAGGGTTCTTGAATGCCATAGCACATACTGCCAACACTTTTCGCCTAAGTTTCTGTGGCAAAAATATCATCGACCACTTCTTCTGTGATGCTCCACCACTGGTGAAGATGTCATGTACAGACACCAAGATCTATGAGGAGGTCATCTTGGGTCTCGTGGGTTTCACGGTCCTCTCGAGCATTCTTGTCATAATCATTTCCTATTTCCGCATCCTTCTTGCTATTCTGAGGATCCGCACGGCTTCAGGAAGGcgcaaagccttctccacctgtgcctcACACCTGGTCTCGGTCACGCTCTTCTATGGATCCTTGCTCTTCATGTACTCAAGGCCGAGCTCCACCTACTCCCTGAAGAGAGACAAAGTGGCTGCCCTGTTCTACACTGTGGTCAACCCACTGCTCAACCCTCTCATCTATAGCCTGAGAAACAAAGACGTCAAAGAGGCCTTCTGGAAAGCGGCAAAGACCATAAGACCTCAGAGATGA